A stretch of the Polluticoccus soli genome encodes the following:
- a CDS encoding glutathione peroxidase — MLLTILLFFKFFFFAPTPDNNAPNGSIYDFKVEALEGGTIDFSAFKGKKILIVNTASECGYTPQYEGLQKLSEKYKGKLVIVGFPTNDFGRQEPGSNQEIATFCKKNYGVSFPMAAKISVKGDDTAPIYCWLTRKENNGFESSSVRWNFQKYLINEKGELIGVYYSKTKPESTELAKAIEQ, encoded by the coding sequence ATGCTACTGACCATTCTTCTATTCTTCAAATTCTTCTTCTTTGCACCTACGCCCGATAACAATGCACCAAACGGAAGCATCTACGATTTCAAAGTAGAGGCCCTGGAAGGCGGCACAATCGACTTCTCAGCTTTCAAAGGCAAGAAGATACTGATCGTTAATACTGCCTCTGAGTGCGGTTATACTCCCCAATATGAAGGCTTGCAAAAGCTGTCTGAGAAGTATAAAGGCAAACTGGTGATCGTGGGCTTCCCAACCAACGACTTTGGCAGGCAGGAACCTGGCTCTAATCAGGAGATCGCCACCTTCTGCAAAAAGAACTACGGCGTCTCTTTCCCTATGGCCGCCAAAATCTCCGTGAAAGGCGATGACACAGCCCCCATATACTGCTGGCTGACCCGCAAGGAGAACAACGGATTTGAGAGCAGCAGTGTACGCTGGAACTTCCAGAAATACCTGATCAACGAGAAAGGCGAGCTAATAGGCGTCTACTACTCGAAGACAAAACCAGAAAGCACTGAGCTGGCAAAAGCCATCGAACAATAA
- the accC gene encoding acetyl-CoA carboxylase biotin carboxylase subunit, giving the protein MQKILVANRGEIAMRVMRTARDMGIKTVAVFSEADRNMPFVRYADEAVCIGPALSAQSYLRGEKIIEVAKKLGADAIHPGYGFLSENAGFSKAVSDAGLIFIGPSGYSIEMMGSKIAAKQAAKKFNVPMVPGTEDPIKDLAEAKSIAARIGFPILIKASAGGGGKGMRVVNSEDELEQQMQTAKSEALSAFGDDAVFIEKYVGAPRHIEIQLIGDQHGNYAYLFERECSIQRRHQKLIEEAPSSCLTPDIRKAMGECAVAVARSCNYYGAGTVEFLVDENLNFYFLEMNTRLQVEHCVTEMITGIDLVKEQINVARGNKLSFAQEDLKISGHSLELRVCAEDPMNNFLPDTGKLEMYQPPKGPGVRVDDGYEQGQDIPIFYDPMIAKLVVHGANRDEAIERLCRAIDEYYIQGIQTTLGFGKWAVQHEAFRSGNFDTKFIDKYFKPELLMEEDPEREEVAALLSAVIWEQERKPKSAISSTNGSATGWKLRRK; this is encoded by the coding sequence ATGCAAAAAATACTGGTAGCCAACAGGGGAGAAATAGCTATGCGTGTAATGCGTACGGCAAGGGATATGGGTATTAAAACAGTAGCCGTTTTTTCAGAAGCCGACAGGAATATGCCATTCGTCCGTTATGCTGACGAAGCGGTGTGTATTGGTCCGGCTCTGTCTGCCCAATCTTACCTGCGTGGCGAGAAGATAATAGAAGTTGCCAAGAAACTGGGAGCGGATGCTATCCACCCTGGATATGGTTTCCTTAGTGAAAATGCTGGCTTTTCGAAGGCTGTTTCTGATGCAGGCCTGATCTTCATTGGTCCTTCTGGCTATTCTATAGAGATGATGGGTAGCAAGATTGCTGCTAAGCAGGCGGCTAAAAAGTTTAATGTGCCCATGGTGCCTGGAACTGAAGATCCGATCAAGGATCTGGCTGAAGCTAAATCTATTGCTGCACGTATTGGTTTTCCCATCCTTATCAAAGCATCTGCCGGTGGCGGTGGTAAGGGTATGCGCGTGGTAAACAGCGAGGACGAACTGGAACAACAAATGCAGACCGCAAAAAGCGAAGCGCTGAGTGCCTTTGGCGACGATGCGGTGTTTATTGAAAAATATGTAGGCGCTCCACGCCACATCGAGATACAGCTAATTGGCGACCAGCATGGTAACTATGCATACCTGTTTGAGCGCGAGTGTTCTATACAGCGCCGTCACCAGAAACTGATCGAAGAAGCGCCATCCAGCTGCCTGACACCTGATATCAGGAAGGCTATGGGCGAATGCGCTGTAGCAGTGGCCCGTTCATGCAACTATTATGGTGCAGGTACTGTAGAATTTCTGGTAGATGAGAACCTGAATTTCTACTTTCTGGAAATGAATACCCGCCTTCAGGTAGAACATTGCGTGACTGAAATGATCACTGGTATCGACCTGGTAAAAGAGCAGATCAATGTTGCGCGCGGCAACAAACTGTCGTTTGCGCAGGAGGACCTGAAAATAAGCGGTCACTCGTTAGAGCTACGTGTTTGTGCCGAAGATCCAATGAACAACTTCCTGCCCGATACCGGAAAGCTGGAAATGTACCAACCACCGAAAGGTCCCGGTGTACGTGTGGACGATGGTTATGAGCAGGGACAGGATATTCCTATATTCTACGATCCGATGATCGCCAAACTGGTAGTGCATGGTGCAAACAGGGATGAAGCAATTGAACGACTTTGCCGCGCTATCGACGAGTATTATATACAAGGCATTCAGACCACGCTGGGCTTTGGTAAATGGGCCGTACAGCACGAAGCGTTCCGTTCTGGTAACTTTGATACCAAGTTCATTGACAAATACTTTAAACCTGAACTCCTGATGGAAGAAGATCCGGAGCGTGAAGAAGTAGCGGCTTTATTGTCGGCAGTCATCTGGGAGCAGGAACGCAAGCCTAAAAGTGCAATTAGTTCTACAAACGGCTCAGCTACCGGTTGGAAGCTCCGTCGTAAGTAG
- a CDS encoding DUF1801 domain-containing protein, whose translation MAKTKTKTAWTAESVEDFINAVPDERKRADSFRILDMMEQATGHKAEMWGPTIIGFGKYHYKYDSGHEGDAPRVAFSPRKDALTLYLMPDANKREALLARLGKHKSSKGCVYIKRLEDVDEKVLKEMIHESLSHLQDLYPAE comes from the coding sequence ATGGCAAAGACCAAGACCAAGACCGCATGGACGGCAGAGAGCGTTGAAGACTTTATCAATGCAGTACCAGACGAGAGAAAGCGTGCTGACAGTTTCCGTATCCTCGATATGATGGAGCAGGCCACAGGTCACAAAGCCGAAATGTGGGGACCAACTATCATTGGTTTTGGTAAATACCACTATAAGTATGACAGTGGGCATGAGGGCGATGCGCCAAGAGTAGCGTTTTCTCCGCGTAAAGACGCTCTGACGCTTTACTTGATGCCGGACGCCAACAAGCGCGAGGCCTTATTGGCGCGTCTTGGTAAACATAAATCAAGTAAAGGCTGTGTATACATCAAACGCCTGGAAGACGTCGACGAGAAAGTGCTGAAGGAAATGATACACGAATCGCTGAGTCACCTACAGGACTTGTATCCCGCTGAGTAA
- a CDS encoding alpha/beta hydrolase, whose translation MRCYLLVLAVAISCTACNFNKVYLQPQPLPPAVKKLRMTNPVTGDTTVVYFSGNNLLPELKDGRDQPKKTGFTIQSNFIKSSSGNDIYSWFVKPVNSKPLATILFLHGNAGNILSHISSVLPLVQQQYQVLIIDYSGFGFSGGSATRSNVRKDANTALRWLSALPGVKDGKLVVYGQSLGGHLAAVVAADNEQLVDGLIIEGAFSSHKDIAAARMPVLGRALVNEQYSAMEALSRFHKPVLVIHSTEDKVIPFFMGKKLYEQANQPKQFYEIGHAHIEGPEYYADSISQKLKRMLNI comes from the coding sequence ATGCGCTGTTATTTACTCGTACTGGCAGTGGCTATTAGCTGTACAGCCTGCAATTTCAATAAGGTATACCTGCAACCGCAGCCACTACCCCCAGCGGTGAAAAAGCTGCGCATGACCAACCCGGTTACCGGCGATACGACGGTTGTCTATTTCAGTGGCAATAACCTGCTGCCCGAGTTGAAAGATGGTCGGGATCAACCCAAAAAGACCGGCTTCACAATACAGAGTAATTTCATTAAAAGCAGCAGCGGCAACGATATATATAGCTGGTTTGTAAAACCGGTGAATAGTAAGCCTCTTGCAACCATATTATTTCTTCATGGCAATGCGGGCAACATTCTGAGTCACATCAGCTCTGTGCTGCCTCTCGTGCAACAGCAATACCAGGTATTGATAATAGACTATAGCGGATTTGGCTTTTCTGGTGGCAGCGCCACACGCAGCAATGTGCGTAAAGATGCGAATACTGCACTGCGTTGGCTTTCAGCGCTTCCCGGAGTAAAAGACGGCAAGCTGGTTGTTTATGGCCAATCGTTGGGCGGCCACCTGGCCGCGGTGGTAGCCGCAGACAACGAGCAACTGGTAGACGGACTAATTATAGAGGGCGCTTTTTCATCTCACAAAGACATTGCAGCCGCCCGCATGCCGGTTTTAGGACGAGCATTAGTAAATGAGCAATACAGCGCTATGGAGGCACTATCGCGGTTTCATAAGCCCGTGCTGGTGATCCACAGCACTGAGGATAAGGTGATACCGTTCTTTATGGGTAAGAAGCTATACGAACAGGCTAATCAACCCAAGCAATTCTACGAGATCGGGCATGCCCATATCGAAGGCCCTGAGTACTATGCCGACAGCATATCGCAGAAACTGAAGCGAATGTTGAATATCTAA
- a CDS encoding GNAT family N-acetyltransferase: protein MLELQLTPFPLLSTERLLLRAMSQSDVDALHALRNNDDAMRYIKKERQTKDEVAKMIERVQNDHHTNEAISWVITRHDEPTLMGTIGLWRIDRPHHRAEIGYMLHPDYWRKGYLTEAIQAVMQYGFEHMKLHSVEGQVDPRNTASRGLLEKKGFVQEAHFKENYHFRGDFYDTVVYSKLKGS from the coding sequence ATGCTGGAGTTACAACTAACCCCGTTTCCTCTACTATCCACAGAACGTTTGCTGTTGCGGGCAATGAGCCAGTCGGATGTTGATGCATTGCATGCACTTCGCAACAATGACGATGCTATGCGCTATATCAAAAAAGAACGCCAGACCAAAGATGAGGTGGCTAAAATGATAGAGCGCGTACAAAACGACCATCACACCAATGAAGCCATCAGCTGGGTGATCACCCGGCACGACGAGCCTACGCTTATGGGTACAATTGGCTTGTGGAGAATAGACCGTCCGCACCACCGCGCAGAAATCGGCTATATGCTCCATCCGGACTACTGGCGCAAGGGCTATTTGACAGAAGCGATACAGGCTGTGATGCAGTACGGGTTTGAGCATATGAAATTGCACAGTGTGGAAGGACAAGTTGATCCAAGAAATACGGCCTCAAGAGGCTTGCTGGAAAAAAAAGGCTTTGTGCAGGAAGCACATTTCAAAGAAAACTATCATTTCCGTGGAGATTTTTACGATACTGTAGTATACAGCAAACTCAAGGGAAGTTAA
- a CDS encoding HD domain-containing protein — protein sequence MQEILDKIIAYTDAAHHEQMRRYTPERYIVHPVRVMNTCRAYTADLTVLAAAILHDVLEDTPVTPVELLQFLNTVMTPAEAERTLALVVELTDVYVRDKYPGMSRRERKAKEQDRMSATSADAQTIKYADIMDNCAEIVNHDAHFAPMFLQECRQLLNRMNHGNQDLFHRAMAVVERGLAMVDDQGPQ from the coding sequence ATGCAGGAAATACTGGATAAGATCATTGCCTATACCGATGCCGCACATCACGAGCAAATGCGTAGATATACCCCTGAGCGGTACATTGTGCATCCAGTCCGGGTCATGAACACTTGCCGGGCGTATACGGCCGATCTTACAGTTCTTGCAGCCGCGATTCTGCACGATGTGTTGGAAGATACCCCGGTGACACCTGTTGAGCTACTTCAATTCCTGAATACAGTCATGACGCCCGCAGAGGCTGAGCGCACTCTGGCCCTGGTCGTGGAGTTGACTGATGTGTATGTCAGGGATAAATATCCCGGTATGAGTCGCAGGGAGCGCAAAGCAAAAGAGCAGGATAGGATGTCGGCCACTAGTGCAGATGCGCAAACCATAAAATATGCAGATATCATGGATAACTGTGCAGAGATCGTCAATCACGATGCTCATTTTGCCCCGATGTTTTTGCAGGAATGCAGGCAACTGCTGAACAGGATGAACCACGGCAACCAGGACTTGTTTCATCGTGCGATGGCCGTGGTCGAGAGGGGGTTGGCTATGGTCGATGATCAGGGGCCTCAATAA
- the rfaD gene encoding ADP-glyceromanno-heptose 6-epimerase, giving the protein MRTTDTIAITGAAGFIGSYLVGHLNRLGFQNLVLVDDFSNPAKAKNLEGKTYREQVNRDDFFAWANGNAIQHIFHLGARTDTTEMDYEVHKRLNLDYSKKVWQLCIEQNIPLVYASSAATYGNGEFGYKDSHEIVEQLAPLNPYGRSKNEFDIWALSQKETPPFWVGLKFFNVYGPNEYHKGRMASVIFHAYRQIKNNGKVKLFRSHNPEYRDGEQMRDFIYVIDIVSICLWLMEKMPASGLYNAGTGKAETFKSLVTAIFDTLSIPVNIEYIDTPADIRDKYQYFTEADMSKLRAAGYDRPFQSLQAGINGYVGEFLEKGLYF; this is encoded by the coding sequence ATGCGTACGACGGATACCATAGCCATAACCGGCGCGGCCGGTTTTATTGGCAGCTATCTCGTTGGTCATCTTAACCGATTAGGTTTTCAGAACCTGGTGCTGGTTGACGACTTTTCCAATCCCGCTAAGGCAAAGAACCTCGAAGGAAAAACTTATCGTGAGCAAGTGAACCGCGATGATTTTTTTGCATGGGCCAATGGCAATGCCATACAGCATATCTTCCACCTTGGTGCCAGGACGGATACTACTGAAATGGACTATGAGGTCCATAAACGGCTAAACCTTGACTACTCCAAAAAGGTTTGGCAGCTTTGTATTGAGCAAAACATTCCGCTGGTATATGCCTCTTCGGCCGCCACCTATGGGAATGGTGAATTTGGTTATAAGGACAGCCACGAGATCGTCGAACAGCTGGCGCCACTCAATCCTTACGGTCGCTCAAAGAATGAATTTGACATTTGGGCGCTTTCTCAGAAAGAAACTCCCCCATTTTGGGTCGGTCTTAAGTTTTTCAACGTTTACGGTCCCAACGAATACCATAAAGGCCGCATGGCTTCGGTGATCTTCCATGCCTACCGCCAGATCAAGAACAACGGAAAGGTTAAACTCTTTCGATCGCATAACCCGGAATATAGGGACGGCGAACAGATGAGAGATTTCATCTATGTGATAGATATCGTTTCTATATGCCTATGGCTGATGGAAAAAATGCCTGCAAGCGGCCTGTATAACGCGGGTACAGGTAAGGCCGAGACCTTTAAATCGCTGGTCACTGCAATATTCGATACCCTTTCAATACCCGTGAACATTGAATATATCGACACTCCAGCCGATATTCGCGACAAATACCAGTACTTCACGGAGGCCGATATGAGCAAACTACGTGCTGCGGGATATGACCGGCCATTCCAATCTTTACAGGCTGGTATTAATGGTTATGTAGGTGAATTCCTCGAAAAAGGTTTGTATTTTTGA
- a CDS encoding DUF4920 domain-containing protein: MKKLLFIAAVTLFAGANTTFAQNNWAKYGQEFKIENVHTMRSLNKAMTDKTELDNIKLEGRISQVCQAEGCWVKLKNAEGEDVFVKFKDHAFVVPKDLSGRAAIVTGKAIKKEVSVDEQRHLAEDAGASEAEIARINTPKQELRIEAVGVMVKN; this comes from the coding sequence ATGAAAAAACTACTCTTTATCGCCGCTGTAACCCTTTTTGCCGGCGCCAACACAACATTCGCTCAAAATAACTGGGCTAAATACGGCCAGGAATTCAAGATCGAGAACGTTCATACTATGCGTTCACTCAACAAAGCCATGACCGATAAAACGGAATTGGACAACATCAAACTTGAAGGCCGCATTTCGCAGGTTTGCCAGGCTGAAGGTTGCTGGGTGAAACTAAAGAACGCGGAAGGTGAAGACGTATTTGTAAAGTTCAAAGATCATGCTTTCGTTGTGCCTAAAGACCTTTCGGGCAGGGCTGCTATCGTTACCGGCAAAGCGATCAAAAAAGAAGTATCTGTAGACGAGCAGCGTCACCTGGCTGAAGACGCAGGTGCAAGCGAAGCAGAAATAGCAAGGATAAATACTCCAAAACAAGAACTGCGCATTGAAGCAGTTGGTGTAATGGTGAAAAACTAA
- a CDS encoding carboxymuconolactone decarboxylase family protein — protein MQDPVKEFNDYRAKMNEVILGKQNKVINRLFNLDTNTYAEGALSVKTKEMLGLVASMVLRCDDCIKYHLGKSYEQGITTEEMYEIFAVANIVGGTIVIPHTRRAAEYWEALQTADVS, from the coding sequence ATGCAGGATCCGGTAAAAGAGTTTAATGATTACAGGGCCAAAATGAATGAGGTCATTCTTGGCAAGCAAAATAAAGTCATCAACAGGCTGTTCAACCTCGATACTAATACCTACGCAGAAGGTGCGCTATCGGTAAAAACCAAGGAAATGCTGGGACTCGTTGCCAGCATGGTATTACGTTGCGACGACTGTATCAAGTATCATCTTGGTAAGAGCTATGAACAAGGCATTACCACCGAGGAGATGTACGAGATATTTGCTGTGGCAAATATTGTAGGCGGTACCATTGTGATACCACACACCAGGAGGGCGGCTGAGTACTGGGAAGCCCTTCAAACTGCTGATGTAAGCTAA
- the bshA gene encoding N-acetyl-alpha-D-glucosaminyl L-malate synthase BshA, translating into MKIGIVCYPTFGGSGVLATELGMALSEKGHEIHFIAYQQPVRLNFHPNIYYHEVAVPPYPLFEYPPYETALSSTMVNVIMNNQLDLLHVHYAIPHASAAYFARQILKKEGRCIPYITTLHGTDITLVGKDPTYAPVVTFSINESDAITAVSQNLRDETFKSFKIEKDILVIPNFVDTSRFHQTDKNHFKLMLAPNGERILAHVSNFRKVKRVEDVIKVFERVHAEIPSKLLMIGDGPERQHAEDIARHLPFAQDIRFIGKQEQMDEILSITDLFILPSQYESFGLSALEAMACRVPVISSNAGGIPEINIHGKTGFLSDVGDVDDMAKNALYILRDDATLEQFKEAAIQHARSFEKGSIIPLYETLYEEVIEAYKSKVQPA; encoded by the coding sequence ATGAAAATTGGCATTGTTTGTTATCCAACATTTGGCGGTAGCGGTGTCTTGGCTACCGAGCTTGGAATGGCGCTATCTGAGAAAGGACATGAGATACACTTTATAGCCTACCAGCAACCGGTCAGGCTTAATTTTCACCCTAATATTTATTATCACGAAGTAGCGGTGCCGCCGTACCCGCTTTTTGAATACCCGCCGTACGAGACGGCCTTGTCGAGCACCATGGTAAATGTGATCATGAACAATCAACTCGATCTGTTGCATGTTCACTACGCAATACCGCATGCCTCGGCTGCATATTTTGCCCGCCAGATACTCAAAAAAGAAGGTCGTTGTATTCCGTACATAACCACGCTGCACGGCACGGATATTACCCTCGTCGGTAAAGATCCTACCTATGCACCGGTGGTAACGTTTTCCATAAATGAATCAGATGCAATTACTGCGGTATCGCAGAACCTGAGAGACGAGACGTTTAAGTCATTCAAGATCGAGAAGGATATTCTTGTTATTCCCAACTTTGTTGATACCAGCCGTTTCCATCAAACAGATAAGAACCATTTCAAGCTGATGCTGGCTCCCAATGGCGAGCGTATCCTGGCACACGTATCCAACTTCCGTAAGGTGAAAAGGGTAGAGGACGTAATAAAGGTGTTTGAAAGAGTGCATGCCGAGATACCGTCGAAACTGCTAATGATAGGCGATGGTCCCGAACGTCAACATGCTGAGGACATAGCCCGCCACTTGCCTTTTGCCCAGGATATCCGTTTTATAGGCAAGCAGGAACAAATGGACGAGATACTTAGCATCACCGATCTCTTCATATTGCCATCGCAATATGAGAGCTTTGGTCTGTCGGCGCTTGAGGCTATGGCTTGCAGAGTGCCGGTTATTTCATCCAATGCCGGTGGTATACCTGAGATCAACATTCACGGTAAAACAGGCTTCCTGAGTGATGTAGGCGACGTAGACGACATGGCGAAAAACGCTCTTTACATTCTCCGTGACGATGCAACTCTCGAACAATTCAAAGAGGCTGCCATTCAACATGCCCGCAGTTTTGAAAAAGGAAGTATCATTCCTTTGTATGAAACACTGTATGAAGAAGTGATCGAAGCTTATAAAAGCAAAGTGCAACCTGCATAA